Sequence from the Cervus canadensis isolate Bull #8, Minnesota chromosome 3, ASM1932006v1, whole genome shotgun sequence genome:
ttttccaaatgtgctggcacatggagtgcagcactttaacagcatcatctttcaggatttttaatAGCTCAGCTATATTTCCATcaccccactagctttgtttatatatagtatagaaacatataatatatgtaatataataatgTTGCAGGAAGAAGGACCCCTCCAAGAGTTTAGGAATAAATTGTCAATATGTGAGTATGGCTTCACTTTAGTCTTAAGTGTTCTATAGAAAGTTAATACACTGTCCATTTAGAGAAAATAAGTGATAaaccaaaaatgaagaaaaattagtgAAACTTATATACTATATACTAGTATGGTTTATAATCCCTAATACTTATCTGTAAATTTGAATTAGTTCacaataaaaagtaagaaaacaaaaaggcaaagaaattttgaagaaaaaaacctCAGGGAGATAGGGACAACACAAGCTTCCTCTGAATTCACTTCGTGTAAATAACTCCTACTTTCATTGCTACCAGCTCTGACTTTCCCATCACACTTCAGTCCTTTGCAGACTGCAATTTTCAATGGAGGGCAACCAGTCACAGATCTCAGAATTCATCCTGGTGGGATTTCAGCTCAGCAAAAACATGGAATTGGTCCTCTTTGGTATCTTCTCCCTGTTATATATCTGCAACCTGCTGGCAAATGGCATGATCTTGGGACTCATTTGCCTTGACTCCAGACTGCACAcccccatgtatttcttcctttcccacctGGCCATCATCGACATGTCCTTTCCTTCCAGCAATTTGCCCACCTTGCTGGAAAACCTagtgaaacacacaaaaaacatctCCTTTGACCCTTGCACCGTGCAAATGCTTTTCAATTTGACTTTTGGATCCATAGAGTGCCTCATTTTGTTGGCGATGTCCTATGACAGGTACATGGCGATCTGCCATCCCCTCCAGTACACGGTCATCATGAACTGGAGAGTGTGCTCCATCCTCGCCATCACTTGCTGGGCATGTGGATTTGCCCTGGCCCTGGTCCAAGTAATTCTCTTGTTAAGATTACCCTTCTGTGGGCCCCAGAGGGTGAACCACTTCCTCTGTGACATTCGCTCTGTCCTCAAATTGGCCTGTGGTGACATCTGGATCAATGAAATGTTCCTCTTTGCTGATGGCGTTCTTATCTTAGCTGGGCCTCTTGCCCTGATGTTGGTCTCCTATATGCGTATTCTCTGGGCCATCCTGAAGATCCAGTCAAAGGAGGGCCGCAagaaagccttctccacctgctcctcccacctctgtGTGGTTGGGTTCTACTTTGGCATAGCCATGGTCGTTTACATGGTCCCTGACAACAGTCAACAAGAAGAACACCTGAAGatccttttcctgttttatacTCTTTTCAACCCATTGCTGAACCCTCTTGTCTACAGTGTAAGGAATGCTCAAGTGAAGGCTGCCTTCCACAGAGTATTTCAGAAAAAGAGGACAGTGTGAGGGAGGGTCCAGTTTTGGTTCAGTGCATTCTTTCCCCTTCAGAGATGTGATTGCTGGTGCAAGAAAACTCAAAGTCCCCCAGAAAGAGACATGATCTAAAGATGAGCTTTACTCCAGAGTAACATCAGCATGATGGAAGAATAGGAATCCCTAAGCCTCCATTTCTCCATGGAGACAAGAACATACAGACCTAATTTCCTTTGTGAAAATACCAGACGTTGGATGATAGAGTGCTGCACCCCAATAATAAAGCACAATGCCAAGAAGAGATACAATAAGTGTTCAGGCAAATTTATGGTATTGTATCCTCCATATCTACTTCCCTTCCATGGCAGTGTGTAGGAATAGGAGAAAATCTCCATCTCCCAGCTCTCCCTCAatgggaaaaagaagaatggatcaTTCGGACTCCTTTTAGCTTTTCAGGGAGTGACCTGAGAGTTTGTTAGTTATCTTGCCTCTGAAGCACTGATGGGAGTGGCAGTTTGGACTCCTGGTTAGGATCCCTGAGAAAACCTACAaggaatgaaacattttaaagatatagAGACACTTTGGATTTTCAAAATTCTCAGAGATCTGCACTGGTATCTCATTTTTTACTTAACATAAAACTCCTTATTAATGTGTGATATTGAGTTTCCTTCCAGTTGCTtcctggccatctgtatatcttctttgatgagcTGTCTGTTtagggcagcagaggatgtgatggttagatagcatcactaactcagtggatgtgaatttgagcaaactcctgtaGGTAGTGaaagtcagaggaacctggcatgctcagtccatggggtcgcagatttggacaagacttagcaactgaacaaagcaACAACTCTTTACATCTCTTGCCTGTTTTTATGtaatgaactttatttttaaagatttttttatcacAGCAAAATTCAGTGAAAGGGACAGAAATGCCCTATATACTCCCTACTTCCCCACATGTATAAGCCGCCCCATTACCAACGACCCTCCTTAGAGTGGCATATTTGTTACTATTCATTCGTCTGTATAAACAGATCATCATCACCCAAAGTCTACAGTGTACATTCGAATTCACTCGTGGTGTTGTATATTCTGTGTTTTGGCAAGTGTTTGATTATGTGTATCCACACTATATCATCATACACAGTATTTTCAATGCCCTAAAAAtcacctcttccttccttcctcagttctaatccctgacaaccactgatctcTTAACTGCTTCCATAGTTTTGgcttttccaaatatttggggagGAATTATAGAGTATGTACATATAAAGTAGTTTTTCACATTGACTCTGTTCACTCAGTCGAATGCCTTtaagtttcctcttttttttttttttctttgcttgatagttcatttctgAACTCTCTTCCATTGTCTGGTTgcaccacagtttatccatttaccaACTGAAACACACTTTGATGGCTTCCAAGTTTAGGCAGTTATGAACAAAGTTGCTTTAAACATctctgtgcaggtttttgtgtagacatatgttttcaaatcctttggatatataccaagTAGTGCGGTTGGTAGATTGTATAGTAAGAGGaggtttagtatttttaaaaaactatgaaaCTGCCTTTCATTGTGACTGTATTATTTtacatgaatgaaaatgaatcCCACTTCAGAAGTATGTGAAAGTTCTTATTGATCCACATCATTATCAGTGGTGTTGTCGGTGCTCTGGAGTTTAGCCATTCTACTAGGTATATAGTGATAATTCATTgctgtcttcatttatttccctcaTGATAGAGatatagagcatcttttcatgtgctcatttgcAATCTGTCTGTATTATTTGGTTTTTTCTTCAGTAactgattttccattttttaaatttatttttaaattaaaataaaaattgtgattttttttttaaattttagggtTGGAGGAAAATAGCTTTACAGTGTTGAATAAACATTGTAAACATGCTGCCatacaacataaatcagccatagatatacataaaccccctccttcttgaacctccatTCCCCGCAGCTGCCCAgttccatccctctaggttgttgcaGAGCAGGCTGAGTCCATGTGTTAATACAGCAACTTTCTACTACCTGTCTATGTGaacatggtaatgtgtatgtttcaatgctactttctcatttcatcccaccctctcctttccccattgtgtccacaactctgttctctatgtctgcttctctattcctgccctgcaaataggttcatctctaccatttttctaaattccatatatatatgttaatatacaatatatttttttctctgacttacttcacttgtgTAACAGAGTCTAGGTTTATCTACCTCAGGTTAGCTGACTCAAATTCACTCTTTTacatggctgagtattattccattgtatataagtagtctatcttctttatccatttatctgtcagtggacatctagatttcttctgtgtcctggcttttgtaaataggGCTGCAATGATCTTTGGGGTACCAGTGTCTTTTTGCTTagagtatatgcccagcagtgggattgcttggtcatatggtagttttattcctagtttttaaacgaatttccatactgttctccatagtggctgcatcaatttgcattcccaccaatagtgcaggagggttcccttttctccacatcctctccagcattttttgcttgtagattttttgatgatagccatttggaccagtatgaggtgatacctcattgtagttttgatttgcatttctctaataatgagtgatgctgtgtgtgttttcatgtgtttaatgGCCATtggtatgtcttccttggagaaatgtttgtttaggtcttctgctctttttttgactgagttgtttgtttttctgatattgagctgcatgagctccttgtatattttggagatgaatccttcatcagttgcttcatttgcaattatttctcccattctgagggttatcttttcattttgtttatagtttcctttgctgtgcaaaagattttaagtttaattatgttgcatttatttattttgcttttatttccattactccaggaGATGGGTAAAAGAAAACCTTAGTgcagtttatgtcaaagaatgttctgcctacattttcctctaagagttttattgtttctggcctttcatttagatctttaatccattctgagtttattttgtgtatggtgttagggagtgttctaatttcattcttttatgtgaagctgtccagtttccccaacaccacttattaaagagactatcttttctccattgtgtattcctgtctcctttgtcaaagataaggtgcccataggtgggCTctcttattccattggtctatatttctgtttttgtgccagtactattcTGTCtagattactgtagctttgtagtatagtttgaaataaggaaggttgattcctccagctccattttcctCTCTCAAGATTGCATTGGCTATTCagaatcttttgtgtttccatataaattgtaaaatttcttgttccagttctgtggaaaatgcctttggtaatttgacagggatttcACTGAATGTGTAGATTATTTTgtgtaatatagtcattttgacgatattaattcttccagtccagaaacatgatatatctctccacctgtttgtgtcatcttgatttctttcatcagtgtcttagagTTTTCTGCATATAAGTCTTTGGtctccttaagtaggtttattcttcagtattttattctttttaatccaGTGGTCAatagaattattttctgaatttctattttttaccTTATATTGTTAGTATATACAAATGCAACCgatttctttgtattaattttgtatcctgcaactttaccaaattcattgatgagctctagtagttttctagcAGCATCTTTAAGATTGCCTATGTATAATGTAATTTCATCTGCAAAAAgtgacatttttacttctttttcagcttgaattcactttatttcttttccttcactggTTTCcatggctaagacttccaaaattatattgaataaaagttgCAAGAGAGGAATCCTTGTTGTGTTCCTGATCTCAGAGAaactgctttcagcttttcactgttgagtgtgATTTTAGAGTTTGTCTTATACAACctgtattatgttgaggtgtgttccctCTGTGACCACCTTATggacattttttttaatcataaatggatattgaatttcaTCAGAAACTTTTCCctcatctattgagataattgtatggtttttattattcagttcattaatgtggtgtatcacactgattaatttgcagatattgaaaaaaatctttgcatcTCTCGGATAAATCCCCCTTGATCAtcgtgtatgatccttttaaagtACTGTTAGATTCATTGCctggtattttgttgagaattttctaTGTTCACCAATAATATTGgctgtacttttcttttctcatggtATCGTTGtccagttttggtatcagggtgattgcagcctcacagaatgagtttggaagtactccttcctctgaaattttttggaaTAACTTTGGAAGATTAGGGGTTAATTCTTTTCTACATTTTGGATGGAATTCACCCGTGAAGGCACCTTATGCTGGACTTTTGTTTAGTGGGAACTTTAAAGTCATTGTCACCATATCACTACTTGTATTacaattggtctgttcatattttttttcaattcttcctGTTCAGTCTTGAGAGACTGTACCtttctgagaatttgtccatCTCTTctaagttatatattttattggcatatagttgcttatgGGCCTTTGTAGTCCACAAACTTCCAACCTTTTGAGCTAGGACATTGATCTTTTGCTGCTGCCCGCAGACTGAAGCTTACACTATCAGCTATCCTGGTAACTGAGCTACAACACTGGTTCTCTTGAATATCCAGCTTGATGAGTGCAGACCTGGGGGCTGCTCAGCCTCAAGCAGGAAGATATTAGACCCTGGACAGGGAAGCAGGGGCCGACTTAAGGTTTCCTCTGTGGTGTCTTTTCCACCCCTGGCTACCAAGCTGCAGAGAAGGCAGTAGCTGTTGCCCCTTAGGCTGCCCTGTTCTCCCTGAAGAGTTTCACTTTCTGACTGGGTGTGTTCAAGAAAACATAGGGGTAAGACATTTGAGACAGAAATTGCTGGCGAGAAGTTCTTGAGTTGGCAAGAGGGACGACATTTATAGTATTAAGTTGTAGACTGGCCTTGCTGGAAAAAACTAATAACTCCATAGGAAGAGGAGATAACTtaagataaatgcaaaaattcagTAATTTTGTCAGTGTGTGTGTTAGGGTTGAATGAACTGTCATCTGATTGCATCTAATTTCTCAGTTACCCTCACTCAGTAGCTAAGACTATGCGTGGAAGGATTTATGGGAgatttaatgaaagagaaaaaaagaacacctgAGAGAAGAGACGAGGAAATACAGTAGGATTTCTGGGAACATCAAAGGCCAAATCGATGTGAATTCTCATGAATTTAAGGGATCTGAGTCaccatgtatgtgtgttttttttctgtgGATCTGTGGGTACAGGCAAAGCCATGCATCATCTAAATTCAATGCTTACCAGACTGTGCTGACAACAGAGAGGGGACAATGGCTTCTCTAAATGTAGGGTGTATACTgaggagaaaatgttttcaaaatgggACAAATACTGAAGGAATAGGGTAGAGCAGGAAAGCATTTAGGCAATAAGATTCAGTCTatgtgattttcccagtagtGAGTAATATTTGCAATGGATATTTTTGATGATTATTACATATTAATACTTCTCAGCAGATGGGGATAATTCACTCCCTGGGAAAGATCCAGTCCTTAGAGGGGCTACTTTAATAATGTCCGTGGGGGATCACATTTATTGCATCATGAATCTTTCCAAAAGTAGGATATGGAGACAGGATCAATTTCAAGATCAAaaacataatacatatatatctttggGAATTGTAATGTGGGACATAATCAATGAAGtgaagtttatcttttaaaattttatgtcaaGTTTCTCTTGAGTACAGACATCTTTACCATTCTTCCTCAGTTCTTTCTTCTCTGCATAAGCAGGTTcacacatgtgcgcacacacacacacacacacgcattcacAGATAATAAAGCAAGAGACCCAAGAGAGGAGGAATAGGAAAGACACAGAATGCTGAGAATATGGTTTGTAATTTGTTCCCTGGACTCCACAGGTATGTCTCTGGGGaatgtggtggttttatttaaTCAGACTATAAAGCCCTCACATATATAGAAGATCCTGGGCACCCATGAGTCCTGCCCTCTCTGTCAGGGCAGAAAAGGGATCTGGGATTTGTCATCTACTGCACTTGCTTCTGGGAGCAGGTGACTTAACTCCAACCACTTCCCATCTCTGTGAGTTTTCCAGCCCAGTTTGAGAAAAATAGCAGACGTAGTACCACGACTCCTCTTTATATTATTAGAAATCATTACTTTTATGCTGGTtaatgatggacagaggagcagggcagAAGGCTGGCAGAAATCATCAGgtttatgaagaagaaaatgccACCTTTGTGAAGACCCCTTTCTTGGACTGTGCTGAGGTCTCAGAGTCACATCTGATACCCATGCTGTCTAAACATaggcttctttttcttctaaatcaGACCCCCTCCCTGGTCGCACGTATGGGAAGAGGCTGATGAAACTCAATATCCCTGAGTCATGGTATCAAACTGAAAGGGATGTAAGAGACCTCTGACCCTGTTGCCTCCTGAAGCTGGGGGTGTGCATTTACTacttctcatttcttcctctgctgACCAGCTTCTCACACTGTACCTTGGAAACATCCTCCCGCCAGGGAAGTAAGGAAAGCTAGCATGCCTGTCTTCTGCCCACGAGGGAGATGTTAGTAAGTGGCAGGACGAAATCCTATAGCTACTTGATAAAGATCTCATCATTATCTCCTTTGTAGCAGGAAGGCGGGTACAGGAGCCCGTTTAGCTTACCGTGGTTTCTTACCGGAATTTCTCTCCAGGGACAGTTGTCCTCACCTGAGGAAAATCCTGcatcatctcctggagtaggTTAACATCACTACCATTGTCACTTATCAAATGTGGGGGGAAAATTCTAGGTGATGAAAATATGGCAAAATATCCCTGCTATAAAACCAATTTCTTGGTTTGAAATGTGTTTGTACCTGACAGGTTTTCAGTGAACGTTTTAGCTTTTATTCTCTTCACATttatttaagtcagtttttttaaaaataatgaaaatatatcatttttaaattttactgaatgCAAAAAGAAAGTACTGGCAGTGTTTATAATGTTACAATAAAACATAGGACTCCCACAGACTTTCTCGAAGCTGCAGTAATTTGGTTATTTTCACTCATATTTCAGCATTCTAATCTTAGGATTCAAGTTAATATTActgaggctaacagagttttcattttcatactaATCTGGCATCTGCCGTGTAAAAGTGGAGAACTGATGATTTGCTAACAGGAAGTTACTGCAAGGGCATTCTAGGTATCCCTGACTTGAGTTTGTAAGTGATCAGAGTCCACTGAGGTGTGAGGTGTTGGAGCAAAGGGTTTCACTTCTGCAGAAGGTCAGAGAAAGCAGTGATCTCTCCCTGTAGACACCAGGGAGGGTGGGAGATGTTCTAAGACTAATGAAGATAAGGATATAGCCCTCTGATAATCATCTGGCAATATGtttattaatgttatttattatttccttattaaaTAAACCTTTCTAAACATATGTAATATTGTGTAGAAATTTAGGTGTGTTAACTTACTCTCCCCaatgttatattattttatgaTGTAGAATGTGacaattgttttcttttaacttacAATGACAACATGCCTGGACTGTAGAATGAATTATAGAGATACTGAATCTCTTGGAAGCTGGACTTAGAAGCTAATGTCAGATAACTGGGAACTCCCTGGAGAGCTGATGACAAGAGACAGGCATTTGAGAGCACAAGTCTGGGAGCCAAAGAATCAGGCAGTGTTACCAGGGTTTGACTACTTGTAAGATAACAATGGCTAATGGAGATTAGATTTACCTGCAAACATATGAATTTGTTgaggaggcagattcttcataaACTCAGTTACTAAGTCCCTCAGTGGACAACTCAGGACAGAAGAACAGACCAGAACTAACAATTACACCATCAGCCACCATGTAAGCTTTTAATGCTTTTGCTGACATTTATAACATTTGCTGTTTATGCTAAGGTTAGTTGTAGCATTAGGACCTAAAACTTGGGTGCGAGAGACACGCACTGAAAATGGATGCAGGCCTTGAAGTCATTTTTACCAGCTGGCTGACAACCTGCTTGAGAGCCTCACAAACGATCATTCAGTAGAAAAATTTCTGGTTTATTCTGCCTGGTACACAATACAGAGACTTGTCATTCTAAGAAATTAGTAAATCAATGCCTGAAATATGCTGTATTTgcccatttgttttcttttaatttatttattttaattgatggatgattattttacaatattgtggtggatttTGCCATCcatctacatgaatcagccacgggtgcccatttgatttttaacttagggtttgtttttaaaatcagtgtctGATTATCTGTTTATTTTACCCCAACAGCaatgattaaaaataagattCCTCTGCAGTTTCAGGCTTTGAAGGATGACTGTATTCCTTGGTGAGTGGCCCTGAAACTGGACTTTTACAGATCATACAGCCTACAACCCATCCTAAATGTGCCTTCCTGTTGCTGAAAATATGCTGAGCACTTTTCATGTGGTAAATGTGCCAGAaactttaattcatttacatagaCTTGCCACATAGTTCTCAATACATGGTGATgcacttaaatatttttctcatattatttATGGTGAAGAACAGAGCTAATATTCAATAATATCCCCTAGATTATATTTTATCCAAATACAGAAGTTTAACCAAATTCTTCAGGTACCAGATAGATAAAGAATGCTAGTAGGTTGGGTGTAAGTAAAGTcaacttttgaaattaaaaaattaaactttctttttaCTTAGCTATGGATAAATATCTGTGTTgctctaatatttaaaaatcatgagaaaatattttttcaaaaagtttgaCAATCTCCCTCTTCATTTAGAACCAGAAAATCACACCTGTTCATCTGCCTAAGTATGTTCAATCAAATTTTGGATTTCACAGTGATGAACAGAGAATTTATAGCTGATACTGTGGGTGCCCTGTCCATGACACCATGTCCTCCCACTTCAGTGCTCACTGGCCTGATTTCCCAACGCCAGCACCTCTATTTGTTTGTCTAGACAGGTTCCTGAAAGCCAGAGACACTTTACTAGCTTCTTAAACCTGGCTCCAAGACTTTCCCATTGGGATCTAACTTCAGTGACAACAATTTTGATTTACTTGGTCATCCACCCTTCAGTGACCACCTTTTCTCACTTGTCCCCCTTTGCCAATCTTCTACCTGTGTTTCCTTGGATTACTTCCTAAGAGCTACTTGTAGCTGAATAACTGTCTCAGGGGTTGGCCTCTGGAGGATCCCAACCAATGCTCCTCTTAACTGGaccaatatttatatttatttaattcataatGGGAAATGATATTCACAAACATTGATGATTTTGAACATGGAGAGAAAATTGACATAGTGAATTTTATGTTTACaaatattaaagatatttatAGAAGACTGATTATTTAGCAACAAAATGCTTTGTTGTCAGAATATATTGCACTACAAGTTCAAATTCATTTATACCATTTCATTTATATTACAAGGACAGACTAAACAGAGTTAATTGATGGTCATAGATTTTGAAATCAGAGCACCTTTTATAGAAATCCTTATTGACTGTTTAATTTTGGAAATGTGCctttgactcatttttttttatttctagagaAAAATTTTGCATATACAAATAGGCCAATTGTTTTCATTGAATAGGTTTCCAAAACATATATTCTATTaggaataattaaattaaatcatttatttctaaaGCGAATTATAGGAGTCctccagtaaatatttatgtcATCACATGGATTGTAAAGTCAATCAGAGATAAGTCCTTGTTTCATTCTTCTCTTataagcagtgatagatttttcCCTTGGAAGGTATGAAAAaaagttattataattattttaagaatattcATATGTAAGCTTTATATATAAATCTAAATATGTGTATGACGTATGTATTTAGGCACCTATTGGGGACATATCTGAAGATAGAATCCATGAGCCATTGTTATGTGTATATTCAAATACAGTCAGTTCTTCTTGACTTTTCCAAAATGGGAGCACCGTATTATGTTCTCAGTAGTAGTATATCACTGTTTTATACGCTTGCCAGGTCCTTGTAGTTTCAAACTTTTGAATTTTGTCCATCAGTGTGTTTTGCATTTTAAGTTCTATCTCTTTGGAGACCTAGGAAGGTTAGTACCTCTTAATCTTTTAATGTGTCAGGGGTTATTGGGATACTCTTTCATGTGAAATGTTTGTTCAAGTATTTTGCCCAGTTTAAATTGGGTTATCTATCTTTGCATTAAAAATGTGCAGAAAATCT
This genomic interval carries:
- the LOC122437991 gene encoding olfactory receptor 2A2-like translates to MEGNQSQISEFILVGFQLSKNMELVLFGIFSLLYICNLLANGMILGLICLDSRLHTPMYFFLSHLAIIDMSFPSSNLPTLLENLVKHTKNISFDPCTVQMLFNLTFGSIECLILLAMSYDRYMAICHPLQYTVIMNWRVCSILAITCWACGFALALVQVILLLRLPFCGPQRVNHFLCDIRSVLKLACGDIWINEMFLFADGVLILAGPLALMLVSYMRILWAILKIQSKEGRKKAFSTCSSHLCVVGFYFGIAMVVYMVPDNSQQEEHLKILFLFYTLFNPLLNPLVYSVRNAQVKAAFHRVFQKKRTV